The Rhodothermales bacterium genome has a segment encoding these proteins:
- the obgE gene encoding GTPase ObgE yields the protein MKFVDYVTITVRSGKGGPGAMSFRREKYEAMGGPNGGDGGGGGSVTVRGDAHLYTLLDLRYNRHHFAENGAPGGSANKTGKSGEDIIIRVPLGTILKDTDTDEYLGEITNEGDELVLVKGGRGGKGNTFFKSATNQAPRHSQPGEPGEERNVTLELKLMADVGLVGFPNAGKSTLVSSLSAAKPKIADYPFTTLEPSLGVVRVDDYESFVIADIPGIIEGAHEGRGLGIQFLKHIERNAVLLFVIPIDAEDPGETYNVLLGELEGFNEDMLRKPRMIGISKTDLLPKDELDDYLKEVRATLPEDIQVLAFSAVARQRLDTLTRALWTRVEDSRSLV from the coding sequence ATGAAGTTCGTCGACTACGTCACCATCACCGTGCGCTCCGGCAAGGGCGGCCCCGGCGCCATGTCCTTTCGGCGCGAAAAGTATGAGGCCATGGGCGGACCCAACGGCGGGGACGGCGGGGGAGGCGGATCGGTCACCGTGCGGGGTGACGCGCACCTCTACACGCTGCTGGACCTCAGGTACAATCGGCATCACTTTGCCGAAAACGGCGCGCCCGGTGGCAGCGCCAACAAGACCGGGAAGAGTGGGGAGGACATCATCATTCGGGTACCGCTCGGCACGATCCTCAAGGACACCGACACCGACGAGTATCTGGGGGAGATCACGAATGAGGGCGATGAGCTTGTGCTCGTCAAAGGCGGCCGCGGCGGTAAGGGGAATACGTTCTTCAAGTCCGCGACCAACCAGGCGCCCCGGCACTCCCAGCCCGGCGAACCTGGCGAGGAGCGCAACGTCACGCTTGAGCTCAAGCTCATGGCCGATGTCGGGCTCGTGGGATTCCCCAATGCGGGCAAGTCCACGCTGGTGAGCTCGCTGTCTGCCGCCAAGCCCAAGATTGCCGACTATCCGTTCACCACGCTGGAACCCAGCCTGGGCGTGGTGCGCGTGGATGACTACGAGTCCTTTGTGATCGCGGACATCCCCGGCATCATAGAAGGTGCCCACGAGGGCCGCGGGCTCGGCATTCAGTTCCTGAAGCACATCGAACGCAATGCCGTGCTGCTGTTCGTCATTCCCATTGATGCGGAAGACCCCGGGGAGACGTACAACGTGCTGCTCGGTGAGCTGGAGGGCTTCAACGAAGACATGCTGCGCAAGCCGCGCATGATCGGCATCTCGAAGACGGATCTTTTGCCGAAGGACGAGCTGGATGACTACCTCAAAGAGGTGCGGGCCACCCTGCCGGAGGACATCCAGGTGCTGGCGTTCTCGGCCGTCGCGCGCCAGAGACTGGACACACTGACCCGTGCGCTGTGGACGCGCGTGGAGGATTCCCGGAGTCTGGTGTGA